From the Takifugu flavidus isolate HTHZ2018 chromosome 12, ASM371156v2, whole genome shotgun sequence genome, one window contains:
- the LOC130535583 gene encoding zona pellucida-like domain-containing protein 1 codes for MDLYLCLPLLVILLQPAQCVYNCSSEYDRIPDNSDLTVDCGTTVITLEVNLCSAKWAGFNASNLALNSNHNISDCLGSVDISVDPPVIRYQLPVNHSQDNSCRQSLQIVDEAPDPAGPFSSFLTIQSVIITGYIDTPRSDQGIISYSTDLHYHFSCRYPLEYLINNTQIVASSVSVATSDSNGTFIDTLKMAVFNDTNYSYQLVVPSSGLELRSRVYVEVKAVNLTGNFYILLDHCFATPTAYNMSQTEQHNFFTGCSVEQRTSVTSNGLSTVARFDFEAFRFVQHRDQPKSSIYVHCILRLCEPNKCQELLSACGNRRRRALTPFGRQSTDSATLSLGPLYMANEEKPLAAPYSEDVASEDEVNVTGVAVGVVFGSAAAVLLVLGGWFVLKKFYWAGGIPRAFN; via the exons ATGGACCTTTACCTTTGTCTCCCTCTACTGGTCATATTACTACAGCCAGCCCAGTGCGTTTATAACTGTTCTTCTGAGTATGACAGAATCCCAG ACAATTCGGACCTAACTGTGGACTGTGGCACCACTGTGATCACCCTGGAGGTGAACCTGTGCAGTGCCAAGTGGGCCGGTTTCAACGCCTCCAACCTGGCTCTGAATAGCAACCATAACATCTCTGACTGCCTGGGCTCTGTTGACATCAGCGTGGACCCGCCGGTGATCCGCTACCAGCTTCCTGTCAACCACAGCCAGGACAACTCCTGCCGCCAGTCGCTGCAG ATTGTGGATGAAGCGCCTGACCCCGCCGGGCCTTTCAGCAGCTTCTTGACTATCCAGTCGGTCATCATCACCGGGTACATCGACACGCCCAGGTCCGACCAGGGAATCATCAGCTACTCTACGGACCTCCACTACCACTTCTCCTGCCGATACCCGCTGGAGTATCTGATCAATAACACTCAGATTGTGGC CTCATCAGTTTCCGTAGCCACCAGCGACAGTAACGGCACCTTTATCGACACGCTGAAAATGGCTGTTTTCAAT GACACCAACTACAGTTATCAGTTAGTGGTACCGTCATCGGGCCTGGAACTGCGAAGTAGGGTCTATGTGGAGGTGAAAGCTGTCAATCTGACCGGAAA TTTCTACATCTTGTTGGATCACTGCTTTGCTACACCCACTGCATACAACATGTCgcagacagagcagcacaaCTTCTTCACTGG ATGTTCAGTGGAGCAACGCACATCCGTGACCAGCAACGGCCTCTCCACGGTCGCACGCTTTGACTTTGAGGCCTTCCGCTTCGTTCAGCACCGCGACCAGCCTAAGTCCAGCATCTACGTGCACTGCATACTGAGGCTGTGCGAGCCCAACAAATGCCAAGAGCTGCTCTCT GCCTGCggaaacaggaggagaagagctctGACTCCTTTTGGGAGACAAAGTACAGATTCTGCCACTCTCTCACTTGGACCGCTTTACATGGCCAACGAAG aAAAGCCGCTTGCAGCCCCCTACA GTGAGGATGTGGCGTCGGAAGACGAGGTGAATGTCACTGGCGTGGCGGTGGGTGTGGTCTTTGGTTCGGCTGCGGCCGTCTTATTGGTCCTGGGTGGCTGGTTTGTGCTGAAGAAGTTTTATTGGGCGGGCGGCATCCCTCGTGCTTTCAACTGA
- the zgc:162608 gene encoding uncharacterized protein zgc:162608: MNTPLTVVIFTLSFMTISAYPLQRKSREADWTNSQANRADDKTELTKNVEKIYKSHIDSSDLYNQEDSNKNPIAEEMQRKLNMESERLRVRLRQELAELRERLSQSPAHLGQASMRERLAPLAQELQRSLSSNTQDLCSQLNLYLQSLEGPQAQTEAVAPLYWEAFEWMSQTLERSSSKVAQVISDFHTKSIEELQHLKEISSSEKDGAESELWREMSSRLEQEVSSLKAEARDRVEALKAKLAAALQTERPQKAELIANMEQFCQSSVLQDQAFQARLERLFQGIWDSSNPSLSSSGGSLTDDFTVQLSDLIHDILHSV, encoded by the exons ATGAACACACCTTTAACAGTCGTGATCTTCACCCTGTCATTCATGACAATCTCAG CGTATCCACTTCAGCGTAAAAGCAGAGAGGCAGACTGGACCAACTCACAGGCCAACCGAGCTGATGACAAGACTGAATTAACAAAGAATGTGGA AAAAATCTACAAGAGCCACATCGATAGCAGCGACCTGTACAACCAGGAAGATTCTAATAAAAATCCAATTGCAGAAGAAATGCAGCGCAAACTTAACATGGAGTCAGAGCGTCTGCGTGTTCGTCTGCGCCAAGAGCTGGCGGAGCTGCGGGAGAGACTGTCCCAGTCTCCCGCCCACCTCGGCCAGGCCAGCATGAGGGAGCGTCTGGCTCCCCTTGCCCAGGAACTCCAGCGCTCCCTCAGCAGCAACACTCAGGATCTGTGCAGTCAGCTGAACCTCTATCTGCAGAGCCTGGAGGGGCCGCAGGCCCAGACGGAGGCGGTGGCGCCGCTCTACTGGGAAGCTTTCGAGTGGATGAGCCAAACTCTGGAGCGCAGCAGCTCCAAGGTGGCCCAGGTCATCAGCGACTTCCACACAAAATCCATAGAGGAGCTCCAACATCTGAAAGAGATCAGCAGCAGTGAGAAGGATGGAGCTGAGTCAGAGCTCTGGCGGGAAATGAGCTCCAGgttggaacaggaagtgagctccCTCAAAGCGGAGGCCCGCGACAGGGTGGAAGCTCTGAAAGCAAAGCTTGCCGCTGCGCTGCAAACTGAGCGGCCCCAAAAGGCTGAACTGATAGCCAACATGGAGCAGTTCTGTCAGAGTTCAGTCCTGCAGGACCAGGCTTTTCAGGCCCGGCTGGAGAGGCTGTTTCAGGGGATCTGGGACTCATCCAACCCCTCACTTTCTTCATCGGGGGGCTCTTTGACTGATGACTTCACAGTCCAACTCTCTGATCTGATCCACGACATCCTACACTCAGTGTAG
- the si:dkey-103g5.4 gene encoding uncharacterized protein si:dkey-103g5.4 isoform X1 produces the protein MLDPDTGVPVPILAVTIHPQTGLVYPLGGLHICPITSLPQPIQIGFPMLDSRTGKFVLTVGVSLDPVTGAVVPVGGVMLAESFIEPLSGRMVRIGGASMRAGQMIPNAGGYQALLESKVLASMFKIQALLKSQTIRWESQQTSQQHPGTEGGNSGENELVAAAEDLREAWGRSLNCQLQLQARLELLLDWAICLQQDGGILGEMPLPDSGMPVPALLGMEYPDPVGSGLSVPVLGFQTDLFGTGIPLAGTMEDPSGKGLVAIRYGSQTIDPVTGALARVVGARLDAARRTVIPVTVSYWQAVSDQPESVHVDALQREACARNTYWQQQRKREDDFLSDLDSAVAQSLFRVTESNPYQWSGRQLREAALEQQDLAQTEAQRRATGRSRLALVLPPPVLRVLMLGDEEEWHQQCSWNSALLSSLDKLDVSVEQLQQEQEKWIMQGDDWPTTLQAADREMRQKELWEWSRSRRVDLEATLNVLRCVRQFSQLCTHTALAVLRGNFCYREYGLLQPCVRRHSVEVMGSLQQIALPLLERLNQLLEDKVPASFSPNPGNQTASGLSTKQACDLETNSRVWTASVPAVKGISPQSPGEPASQIQDASSAPADTCTTSSGARSQVEVPPTKDSAQHSHLSIPDISEEEWSKLLDLSPLFQTLKELQLQLEGGGTALLGGGKLTSTACRSSRFIDALDAQWECEGELIPLDPSVLHSQELLVYEHGRSLITTMSDLNLTPVVSLQIAASLPKNNYVSNAFRNSFFYQEAEETLFVRRQRLRSVGGFTLLLLHCLSHVQVKDLTSDSSPAFQRLFFKVMQECLGVLVRAGLDSCTSHRDVGLCMGPKGLCWGLTGRSTSGSW, from the exons ATGCTGGACCCTGACACTGGCGTCCCGGTGCCTATTCTAGCCGTAACCATCCACCCACAGACGGGCCTCGTGTACCCACTGGGGGGACTGCACATCTGTCCTATCACCAGTTTGCCACAACCAATCCAAATCGGTTTCCCGATGCTGGACTCTAGGACGGGCAAATTTGTGCTGACTGTTGGAGTCAGTCTAGATCCAGTCACAG GTGCTGTGGTGCCGGTTGGAGGCGTTATGCTGGCCGAGTCTTTCATTGAGCCTCTGAGTGGGAGGATGGTGAGAATTGGAGGTGCTAGCATGAGAGCAGGACAGATGATTCCCAATGCAGGTGGATACCAAGCTCTCCTGGAAAGCAAG GTTCTCGCCTCCATGTTCAAAATTCAGGCACTCCTCAAGTCACAAACCATTCGATGGGAATCACAACAAACATCACAACAGCATCCAGGCACTGAGGGAGGAAACAGTGGAGAAAACGAACTTGTTGCTGCGGCCGAAGATCTCCGGGAGGCCTGGGGAAGGAGCCTGAACTGTCAGCTGCAACTGCAGGCCCGGCTAGAGCTTCTGCTGGACTGGGCTATTTGTCTccagcaggatggagggattCTGG GAGAAATGCCTCTCCCAGATTCTGGCATGCCTGTTCCAGCTCTCCTGGGGATGGAGTATCCGGATCCTGTGGGATCTGGTCTTAGTGTGCCTGTGCTGGGGTTTCAGACTGACTTATTTGGGACGGGGATACCTTTAGCAGGGACCATGGAGGACCCCAGTGGAAAAG GATTAGTAGCCATTCGCTACGGCTCTCAAACAATCGACCCAGTGACAGGAGCGCTAGCCAGAGTGGTTGGAGCCCGACTGGATGCAGCCAGACGAACAGTCATACCCGTCACAGTGTCCTACTGGCAAGCCGTGTCGGACCAACCTGAGAGTGTTCAT GTGGATGCACTCCAGAGGGAGGCGTGTGCACGGAACACTTACTGGCAGCAGCAAAGAAAGCGCGAGGATGATTTCCTCTCTGATCTGGACTCTGCTGTAGCCCAAAGTCTCTTCAGAGTTACAGAATCAAACCCTTATCAG TGGTCAGGAAGGCAGCTGAGGGAAGCGgccctggagcagcaggatctgGCTCAGACTGAGGCCCAGAGAAGAGCAACTGGGCGCAGCCGCTTGGCTCTCGTTTTGCCTCCTCCTGTGCTGCGCGTCCTCATGCTGG GCGATGAGGAGGAGTGGCATCAGCAGTGTTCCTGGAATTCTGCACTGTTGTCAAGCCTCGACAAGTTAGAtgtgtctgtggagcagctgcagcaagaaCAAGAAAAATGGATCATGCAAGGCGACGACTGGCCAACAACACTCCAAGCTGCG GATAGAGAGATGAGACAGAAAGAGTTGTGGGAATGGTCCCGTTCCAGACGAGTAGACTTGGAGGCTACGCTCAATGTGCTGCGCTGTGTCAGACAATTTTCCCAGCTCTGCACCCACACCGCTCTG GCAGTGCTGCGGGGGAACTTTTGCTACAGAGAGTACGGGTTACTCCAGCCCTGTGTGCGCAGACACAGTGTGGAGGTCATGGGCTCACTCCAGCAGATTGCTTTGCCTCTGCTGGAAAGGCTCAACCAGCTCCTGGAAGACAAAGTGCCTGCCAGCTTCTCCCCCAACCCTGGCAACCAGACGGCCTCAG GTTTGTCAACAAAGCAGGCATGTGACCTGGAGACAAACTCCAGGGTCTGGACAGCTTCAGTACCCGCAGTGAAAG GAATCTCCCCCCAGTCACCGGGAGAGCCAGCATCTCAAATACAGGACGCGAGCTCGGCCCCAGCAGACACATGCACCACATCCTCTGGCGCTCGTTCCCAGG TCGAGGTCCCGCCCACAAAGGATTCAGCACAGCATTCCCATTTGTCCATCCCAGACATTTCAG aggaggagtggagcaaGCTGCTGGACCTGTCTCCTTTGTTCCAGACGTtgaaagagctgcagctgcagctggaaggCGGCGGGACAGCGCTCCTTGGAGGAGGGAAGCTGACATCAACAGCAT GTCGAAGCAGCAGATTCATAGATGCGCTTGATGCTCAGTGGGAATGTGAGGGAGAGCTGATTCCTTTGGATCCATCGGTCCTTCACTCCCAGGAGTTACTCGTCTACGAGCATGGCCGTTCCCTGATTACCACCATGAGCGATCTCAACTTG ACTCCAGTCGTTTCACTTCAGATTGCAGCGAGCCTCCCAAAAAACAACTACGTCAGTAATGCTTTCAGGAATTCCTTTTTTTATCAG GAGGCGGAGGAGACACTTTTTGTCCGTCGCCAGAGGCTCCGGTCGGTCGGTGGCttcaccctgctgctgcttcactgTCTCTCCCACGTCCAGGTCAAAGACCTGACCTCTGACTCCAGCCCTGCATTCCAGAGGCTTTTCTTCAAG GTCATGCAGGAATGTCTCGGGGTTTTGGTCCGGGCGGGCCTGGACAGTTGCACCTCTCATAGGGACGTTGGTTTATGCATGGGACCTAAAGGCCTCTGCTGGGGACTTACAGGGAGGTCCACCAGTGGCTCATGGTGA
- the si:dkey-103g5.4 gene encoding uncharacterized protein si:dkey-103g5.4 isoform X2 codes for MLDPDTGVPVPILAVTIHPQTGLVYPLGGLHICPITSLPQPIQIGFPMLDSRTGKFVLTVGVSLDPVTGAVVPVGGVMLAESFIEPLSGRMVRIGGASMRAGQMIPNAGGYQALLESKVLASMFKIQALLKSQTIRWESQQTSQQHPGTEGGNSGENELVAAAEDLREAWGRSLNCQLQLQARLELLLDWAICLQQDGGILGEMPLPDSGMPVPALLGMEYPDPVGSGLSVPVLGFQTDLFGTGIPLAGTMEDPSGKGLVAIRYGSQTIDPVTGALARVVGARLDAARRTVIPVTVSYWQAVSDQPESVHVDALQREACARNTYWQQQRKREDDFLSDLDSAVAQSLFRVTESNPYQWSGRQLREAALEQQDLAQTEAQRRATGRSRLALVLPPPVLRVLMLGDEEEWHQQCSWNSALLSSLDKLDVSVEQLQQEQEKWIMQGDDWPTTLQAADREMRQKELWEWSRSRRVDLEATLNVLRCVRQFSQLCTHTALAVLRGNFCYREYGLLQPCVRRHSVEVMGSLQQIALPLLERLNQLLEDKVPASFSPNPGNQTASGLSTKQACDLETNSRVWTASVPAVKGISPQSPGEPASQIQDASSAPADTCTTSSGARSQVEVPPTKDSAQHSHLSIPDISEEEWSKLLDLSPLFQTLKELQLQLEGGGTALLGGGRSSRFIDALDAQWECEGELIPLDPSVLHSQELLVYEHGRSLITTMSDLNLTPVVSLQIAASLPKNNYVSNAFRNSFFYQEAEETLFVRRQRLRSVGGFTLLLLHCLSHVQVKDLTSDSSPAFQRLFFKVMQECLGVLVRAGLDSCTSHRDVGLCMGPKGLCWGLTGRSTSGSW; via the exons ATGCTGGACCCTGACACTGGCGTCCCGGTGCCTATTCTAGCCGTAACCATCCACCCACAGACGGGCCTCGTGTACCCACTGGGGGGACTGCACATCTGTCCTATCACCAGTTTGCCACAACCAATCCAAATCGGTTTCCCGATGCTGGACTCTAGGACGGGCAAATTTGTGCTGACTGTTGGAGTCAGTCTAGATCCAGTCACAG GTGCTGTGGTGCCGGTTGGAGGCGTTATGCTGGCCGAGTCTTTCATTGAGCCTCTGAGTGGGAGGATGGTGAGAATTGGAGGTGCTAGCATGAGAGCAGGACAGATGATTCCCAATGCAGGTGGATACCAAGCTCTCCTGGAAAGCAAG GTTCTCGCCTCCATGTTCAAAATTCAGGCACTCCTCAAGTCACAAACCATTCGATGGGAATCACAACAAACATCACAACAGCATCCAGGCACTGAGGGAGGAAACAGTGGAGAAAACGAACTTGTTGCTGCGGCCGAAGATCTCCGGGAGGCCTGGGGAAGGAGCCTGAACTGTCAGCTGCAACTGCAGGCCCGGCTAGAGCTTCTGCTGGACTGGGCTATTTGTCTccagcaggatggagggattCTGG GAGAAATGCCTCTCCCAGATTCTGGCATGCCTGTTCCAGCTCTCCTGGGGATGGAGTATCCGGATCCTGTGGGATCTGGTCTTAGTGTGCCTGTGCTGGGGTTTCAGACTGACTTATTTGGGACGGGGATACCTTTAGCAGGGACCATGGAGGACCCCAGTGGAAAAG GATTAGTAGCCATTCGCTACGGCTCTCAAACAATCGACCCAGTGACAGGAGCGCTAGCCAGAGTGGTTGGAGCCCGACTGGATGCAGCCAGACGAACAGTCATACCCGTCACAGTGTCCTACTGGCAAGCCGTGTCGGACCAACCTGAGAGTGTTCAT GTGGATGCACTCCAGAGGGAGGCGTGTGCACGGAACACTTACTGGCAGCAGCAAAGAAAGCGCGAGGATGATTTCCTCTCTGATCTGGACTCTGCTGTAGCCCAAAGTCTCTTCAGAGTTACAGAATCAAACCCTTATCAG TGGTCAGGAAGGCAGCTGAGGGAAGCGgccctggagcagcaggatctgGCTCAGACTGAGGCCCAGAGAAGAGCAACTGGGCGCAGCCGCTTGGCTCTCGTTTTGCCTCCTCCTGTGCTGCGCGTCCTCATGCTGG GCGATGAGGAGGAGTGGCATCAGCAGTGTTCCTGGAATTCTGCACTGTTGTCAAGCCTCGACAAGTTAGAtgtgtctgtggagcagctgcagcaagaaCAAGAAAAATGGATCATGCAAGGCGACGACTGGCCAACAACACTCCAAGCTGCG GATAGAGAGATGAGACAGAAAGAGTTGTGGGAATGGTCCCGTTCCAGACGAGTAGACTTGGAGGCTACGCTCAATGTGCTGCGCTGTGTCAGACAATTTTCCCAGCTCTGCACCCACACCGCTCTG GCAGTGCTGCGGGGGAACTTTTGCTACAGAGAGTACGGGTTACTCCAGCCCTGTGTGCGCAGACACAGTGTGGAGGTCATGGGCTCACTCCAGCAGATTGCTTTGCCTCTGCTGGAAAGGCTCAACCAGCTCCTGGAAGACAAAGTGCCTGCCAGCTTCTCCCCCAACCCTGGCAACCAGACGGCCTCAG GTTTGTCAACAAAGCAGGCATGTGACCTGGAGACAAACTCCAGGGTCTGGACAGCTTCAGTACCCGCAGTGAAAG GAATCTCCCCCCAGTCACCGGGAGAGCCAGCATCTCAAATACAGGACGCGAGCTCGGCCCCAGCAGACACATGCACCACATCCTCTGGCGCTCGTTCCCAGG TCGAGGTCCCGCCCACAAAGGATTCAGCACAGCATTCCCATTTGTCCATCCCAGACATTTCAG aggaggagtggagcaaGCTGCTGGACCTGTCTCCTTTGTTCCAGACGTtgaaagagctgcagctgcagctggaaggCGGCGGGACAGCGCTCCTTGGAGG AGGTCGAAGCAGCAGATTCATAGATGCGCTTGATGCTCAGTGGGAATGTGAGGGAGAGCTGATTCCTTTGGATCCATCGGTCCTTCACTCCCAGGAGTTACTCGTCTACGAGCATGGCCGTTCCCTGATTACCACCATGAGCGATCTCAACTTG ACTCCAGTCGTTTCACTTCAGATTGCAGCGAGCCTCCCAAAAAACAACTACGTCAGTAATGCTTTCAGGAATTCCTTTTTTTATCAG GAGGCGGAGGAGACACTTTTTGTCCGTCGCCAGAGGCTCCGGTCGGTCGGTGGCttcaccctgctgctgcttcactgTCTCTCCCACGTCCAGGTCAAAGACCTGACCTCTGACTCCAGCCCTGCATTCCAGAGGCTTTTCTTCAAG GTCATGCAGGAATGTCTCGGGGTTTTGGTCCGGGCGGGCCTGGACAGTTGCACCTCTCATAGGGACGTTGGTTTATGCATGGGACCTAAAGGCCTCTGCTGGGGACTTACAGGGAGGTCCACCAGTGGCTCATGGTGA
- the LOC130534980 gene encoding synapse differentiation-inducing gene protein 1-like, giving the protein MEGQNRAVAPTYLGWSIFNTLCCCLPLGIAAIVYSCRVQNANAVGDNTVATDASRTAKMLNIIALVCGIILLIIFIALKATQQ; this is encoded by the exons ATGGAAGGTCAGAACCGTGCTGTGGCTCCCACCTACTTAGGATGGTCCATCTTTAAcactctgtgctgctgcctgcCGCTGGGGATCGCCGCTATCGTCTACTCCTGCAGG GTTCAAAATGCCAACGCGGTTGGAGACAACACGGTAGCCACGGATGCTTCAAGGACGGCCAAGATGCTAAACATCATCGCGCTGGTGTGTGGGATCATTTTGCTGATCATCTTCATTGCCCTCAAAGCCACACAGCAGTAA